Proteins encoded by one window of Rutidosis leptorrhynchoides isolate AG116_Rl617_1_P2 chromosome 7, CSIRO_AGI_Rlap_v1, whole genome shotgun sequence:
- the LOC139857893 gene encoding uncharacterized protein: MKNTQESLDTPETQHITQASHESQSDQHNNAAEAPVPDSGSVSISSNDNRKVSREDIELVQNLIERCLQLYMNRDEVVKTLLNRARIDPGFTTLVWQKLEEENADFFRAYYIRLKLKKQIILFNHLLEHQYHLTKYPVPPKLPLAPIHNGIHPMPVNNLPMGYPVLQQPPMGTTGQPHMDSMGMSSCHVVNGVPAPSNFHPMRMNSGNDMVMDTGAGGVTPNPANGAISPMSDMPISPTSVASSGHFPFTASELSGMGVDTSALDTAFTSDVASSVGLHLPPDNGNSRSFGQIPWNFSLSDLTADLSNLGDLGALGNYPGSPFLPSDSDILLDSPDQEDIVDEFFVDSVPGPPCSQSDEDKP; encoded by the exons ATGAAGAACACTCAG GAGTCTTTGGATACACCTGAAACACAACACATAACCCAAGCTTCTCACGAGTCTCAAAGTGACCAACATAATAATGCAGCAGAAGCTCCTGTTCCTGATTCTGGGTCGGTCTCAATTTCGAGTAATGACAACAGAAAAGTTTCTCGGGAGGATATTGAACTT GTCCAAAACTTGATAGAACGCTGTTTGCAGCTGTATATGAATAGAGATGAGGTGGTGAAAACTCTATTAAATCGTGCGAGGATAGATCCTGGTTTTACAACTTTAG TTTGGCAGAAATTAGAAGAAGAGAACGCGGACTTTTTCAGAGCGTATTACATAAGGTTAAAACTGAAGAAGCAGATCATCCTTTTCAATCATTTGCTTGAGCATCAATACCACCTGACAAAGTATCCAGTGCCTCCAAAGCTACCTTTGGCTCCCATACACAATGGGATTCATCCCATGCCTG TTAACAACTTACCTATGGGGTACCCCGTTCTACAACAACCTCCAATGGGAACTACAGGTCAGCCTCATATGGACTCCATGGGTATGTCCAGCTGTCACGTGGTCAATGGAGTGCCTGCTCCTAGTAATTTTCATCCCATGCGTATGAACTCTGGAAACGA TATGGTAATGGACACCGGTGCAGGTGGTGTGACACCTAATCCAGCTAATGGGGCCATTTCACCCATGTCTGATATGCCTATAAGTCCTACTTCAGTGGCCTCAAGTGGTCATTTCCCTTTTACTGCGTCTGAATTATCAGGAATGGGGGTAGACACGTCAGCACTTGACACAGCATTTACATCTGATGTGGCAAGTTCAGTAGGATTGCATCTACCACCAGATAATGGGAATTCTAGATCTTTTGGTCAAATTCCCTGGAATTTCAGCCTTTCAGATCTAACAGCAGACTTGTCGAATCTTGGAG ATCTAGGAGCTCTTGGAAACTATCCCGGTTCACCCTTTTTGCCTTCTGATTCAGATATATTACTTGATTCTCCTGATCAAGAGGACATTG TGGATGAATTCTTTGTTGATTCTGTTCCTGGACCGCCATGCTCACAGTCTGATGAAGATAAGCCCTAA
- the LOC139857946 gene encoding uncharacterized protein, giving the protein MVYQFRVTSHCAFDISPNVAIVFLQSNQINYNLGARSVLGGELNFVTTLITSRFMISRYPYNNEDLKRIIFFVGGPVTESIEHAEAFGKAVKQEGIAVDVVNFYPKERKDGYWARVLDAFVAAANNNNNSHIKHVRPHAWTLSTDVLSRNSEILPGASLAEEEIRRLETNTPTSSKTVGVEQPGKHNELYNISTVTNSAIISSITSDINGEIASEINVKDVRGKKKQVAATNYGDDDDDDDDDDKYDIDDDDDDEYVEGEQRNEKAKKVGKGMWLMVAVVCYLFIYNLG; this is encoded by the exons ATGGTTTATCAG ttTAGGGTAACATCTCATTGTGCATTTGACATATCACCAAATGTTGCAATTGTTTTTTTACAGTCCAATCAGATTAATTATAACCTTGGAG CTCGATCTGTATTAGGTGGTGAGTTGAATTTTGTAACAACGCTGATTACTTCCCGGTTCATGATTTCTAGATATCCATATAATAATGAAGACTTAAAAAGGATTATTTTCTTTGTTGGAGG TCCTGTTACTGAAAGTATTGAACACGCGGAGGCGTTTGGCAAGGCAGTAAAACAAGAAGGTATAGCTGTTGATGTTGTCAACTTCTATCCAAAGGAACGGAAGGACGGTTATTGGGCGAGGGTGCTTGATGCATTTGTTGCTgctgctaataataataacaacagccACATTAAACATGTTCGACCTCATGCTTGGACACTTAGTACTGACGTCCTATCCAG AAATTCAGAAATACTACCTGGTGCTTCACTGGCAGAAGAGGAGATCCGGCGCCTCGAGACGAATACTCCAACATCATCTAAAACAGTTGGAGTGGAACAACCTGGTAAACATAATGAACTTTACAACATATCTACTGTCACCAATTCCGCAATCATTAGCTCTATTACAAGTGATATAAATGGGGAGATAGCAAGTGAAATAAATGTCAAAGATGTTAGGGGGAAGAAGAAGCAAGTTGCTGCTACAAATTATGGTGATGATgacgacgacgatgatgatgatgataaatatgacattgatgatgatgatgatgatgaatatgtggAAGGTGAGCAAAGGAATGAAAAGGCGAAGAAGGTGGGCAAGGGAATGTGGTTAATGGTGGCTGTTGTttgttacttatttatttataaccTTGGTTAA